The Catellatospora citrea DNA segment GTTCGCCGGGCAGGCCGCGGTCGCCGTGGACAACGTGCGGGTGCACGAGGAGGCGCAGCGGCTGTCGGTGACCGACCCGCTCACCGGGCTGTTCAACTACCGGTCGCTGCGCGAGTCGCTGCGCCGCGAGTCGGAGCGGGCCGTCCGGTTCGGCCGCCGGCTGTGTGTGCTGGCCCTGGACCTGGACCGGTTCAAGGAGATCAACGACACCTACGGCCATGCCGCCGGGGACGCCGTGCTGGCCGAGTTCGCCCAGCGCATCCGTTATGAGATCCGCGAGGTCGACGTGGCCTTCCGGCACGGCGGCGAGGAGTTCGTGGTGCTGCTGCCGGAGACCGACGAGGTGGGCGGCGTCGCCGTCGCCGAGCGGCTGTGCGAGTCGGTGCGCCGCGAGCCGATCATCGTGCCGGCCCGCGACGGCGGACCGGACCTCTACGTCAACATCACGGTCTCCATCGGACTGGCCGTGCTGCCCGACCACGGGCAGCAGGGCGCCGGGGTGCTCCAGGCGGCCGACGAGGCCCTGTACGCCGCCAAGGCGGCCGGGCGGGACACGTTCCAGGTTGCGCTGCCCGGCGGCGTCCTGTGCCCATCCGGCGGCGCGTCGAGCAGCCCACAAGCCCCTCGACAGGCTCGGGGCCGTTAGTCTCGCGACATGTCGGCTCACACCCCCCACGCACAAGCGCACGGTCAGCGGGCCACCAAGGCTGTCATCCCGGCGGCCGGACTGGCGACCCGGTTCCTCCCGGCCACCAAGGCGGTGCCCAAGGAGTTGCTACCCGTCGTCGACCGGCCCGTTCTGCAGTACATCGTGGAGGAGGCGTCGCGCTCGGGCATCAACGACGTCCTGCTCATCACGGGTCGCGGCAAGACCAGCATGGTCGACCACTTCGACCGCCAGCCCTACCTGGAGGCGCGGCTGGAGGCCAAGGGCGACCTGGAGCGCCTGGCCGCGGTCCGCGGCACCTCAGAACTGGCCGAGATCTACACCTGCCGCCAGGGCGAGCCGCTGGGCCTGGGCCACGCGGTCTCCTACGCGGAGTCCCACGTGGGCGACGCCCCGTTCGCGGTGCTCCTCGGTGACGAGTTCACCGAGGAGTCGCAGCCGCTGCTGCCGCAGATGATCGACCTGCAGTCGCGCACCGGCGGCATCGTGCTGGCGTTCATCGAGATCCCCGAGGACCAGGTCAACCGGTACGGCATCGCGTCGGTGTCCGACGCCGGTCCCGAGTACGCCGACGTCGAGAACGTCGTGCGGGTCACCGGCCTGGTCGAGAAGCCGGCCCGCGGACAGGCCCCGAGCAACCTGGCCGTCGTCGGCCGCTACGTGCTGCCCGGCACCATCTTCGACGCGATCCGGCGCACCAAGCCGGGCAGCGGCGGCGAGATCCAGCTGACCGACGCGATGGCGCTGCTGCTCGCCGAGGGCACCCCGGTGCACGGCATCGTGTACCGCGGGCACCGCTACGACACCGGCATGCCGCTGGGTTACCTGCAGGCTGT contains these protein-coding regions:
- a CDS encoding UTP--glucose-1-phosphate uridylyltransferase; the protein is MSAHTPHAQAHGQRATKAVIPAAGLATRFLPATKAVPKELLPVVDRPVLQYIVEEASRSGINDVLLITGRGKTSMVDHFDRQPYLEARLEAKGDLERLAAVRGTSELAEIYTCRQGEPLGLGHAVSYAESHVGDAPFAVLLGDEFTEESQPLLPQMIDLQSRTGGIVLAFIEIPEDQVNRYGIASVSDAGPEYADVENVVRVTGLVEKPARGQAPSNLAVVGRYVLPGTIFDAIRRTKPGSGGEIQLTDAMALLLAEGTPVHGIVYRGHRYDTGMPLGYLQAVVQLASERDDLGPAFTEWLKSFVAGLDGNAGKAA